TCATTCACAGTGGGGGGAAAGACCCTCGTATGCCGTCTGTCTTCATTAGCAGAAGCAGAGAGCTCCTCGTGTGGTGAAGCTagcttttgttttcagttccatctacatataaaaatatgtcTGCAGGAGAGCTTTACCTGCAGACCGCCACCTCGTTCTCCAGCACGCAGACGCCATCATGCTCACAATGGACTTCTGAGCAGGGGTCATTGGAACTTGGGGTTGTTCGGGTGGAACTTTCGGTTGAACTTAGAGTTGAGCTTGAAGTTGAATTTTGGGTTGGAGTTGGTTGGGTGCTCGGTGGCGACGGCTGGGATACCAGGAGATCTGACACATCTTGAATGGAAAAGGACGGTCAATTAGATGATCCGTATGTGGCTTGAATGCAGCAGAGCAGACCGATCTCGAAGTTGACGCCGGCAGGATTCACGGACGGGAATGCTGGTGTTTCTCATTCAAGTAGTTTTGATTTGCAGTCTGAAGTTTTATGCTTTAAGCTGAGAATAGTAGCGTTTGATGATACCTACCTTCGAATGTGAGTAGGAAAAAGGCATCACCACCCTTGATGAAGTTTCTGCTCCTCGCCCTGTCATGAGTCAGGAACGTACTGGTTCCCAAGCCTGGACCCTGGTTATATGTACTTCCATCTGCATCATTGACCAGAACTCCCACCTTTGCAGGGTCATCCCAAAAGAACACAAGGTCGCCACTCTCTGAAGGGTGAATGCTTTGCATAAATGAATGCAGATTTTTGAACCTTACATTAGCTTTTGCTGTGTTGCAGAATATGATGCATTACTTTTAATTCCATTGTGTTTAGTctgcattaaattctttcagatAGTTACATGAAACACTGTATTGGAACTTATATTAGAAAAGTGTCAGTCAATTATTCATTACTATTTGTGAACATTTATAAGATTAGCATTGAGCAGCAGTACACTATGTATATAGAATATATAATTTAAGAATGAACTATATATGGCAGGATTCCTCAGTTTCAGTCCTGGGGAGCCAGTCTGCACCACAGTTTGCATATTTACCTGCTCAAACGCATCTTTTTCTGTTCACCAGCTAATTGCCAGGTTTAGTAGACGTGCTTGAGCAGGGACCTgtgcaaactgtgttgcagactggCCCTCTGGGACCGGAATTGGCAAACAGTGGTGTATGACGTAATGTAATATGGAATTACTTGGCTTCTCATACTACACCATACTTAGTTGTGTTAGCTTCTATGGCTACTGACCGTTCAACTTGGTTTCGTTGGGGTCAGTGGTGATACTCCTCTGGCTGGACATTCGGCGCCGGATGTCGGAGCTTTGGTCCATAAGCATCATGGTGCCCTGCTTCCATGGGCAGGGCCACTTGAGTTCATTGTCACGCTCCCCGGAGGTGAGGTGCAGGTAGATTCCCAGCTGCTCAGGGCTCTGAAACGTACTGTTGGGGAGCAGGCAAACCTGGAAGGTGTAGCCCTCTTTGGAGAGGAAACGGGGACTACACTCTTTCCTATGGATGGGCGTAGTGTCCATGAGCTGGCTGAAGTTTCGGACGCGCCACACGTGTTCCGGACATTTTGTCTCAGAGAGGTTGATGTCATCGATGGAAATGCCTCCCGATGGAGACCCTTCCCCTTTCACACCCTCAAAGACCACTCGGAACTTCTTGGTTACGTTCAGACTCACGTGATGGATCTGCCACAGATCCTGTGGGTCACCTGACCAGAATGTCAACATTAAGGATGGGGAAAATAGTGATTACCTAGCTGATCCACCAAAATCGACCATTAGACTATCATCAATATGGTATAACTACCTCAAGGATATCGAATCGTTAGCCAGTGCTGTAATCTGCTACAGGATGCAGAATAAAGGTGCGGTCAATGTGTCTCCATGGTGTTTCTGCAAACTTCATCTCGGATCTGGTTGAGCCTTAGTGTTCCGTTGGGGTCGGCCTTGTCTTACTCACCTGGGATCTGCTGGATGAGCCTTAGTGTTCCATTGGGGTTGATCTTGTCGTACTCGCGGACCCAGACCTTCAGGCCATCGCTGGTGTCTCCGCTGTGGTAATAGAAGAACTGAAGGCACTGTTGGCTGTGCTTGGGGTAGAGAAGCCTGGTCTCCAGCAGCGCCGTGTCCCCCGCCTTGCCGCTGGCTGTGCTGAAGTGCATGAAGTACCCTGCACCTAGAAACATGGTGCACAGGTCTATGTCACAAGAACCCATTCCAGAAGAAAAGACTCTGAGAGCTGTATGCACTGGTCAGATGTCCAatagcatacgttcccacctgTGCACTGCCCCATGTTGGAGAAGTCTGTGGATGGACCTCCTGGTACCTTGGTTTCACGCGTCCAGACAGTGCTGGCTTCTGGATCTTGTATCATTCCGCAGATGTTCTctagctcaaagctgcaggtaTCCAGGAACGTTGATGATGTAGCTTAAAGCACAGGTATAGTAGCACTGGGATTACTCTTTGGACATATGTCAATACAGCAAGTTCTTCCAGCTGTTCAGCCTTTTCTCAGTGTTTGTCACTGTTTATCATTAATAGACAAGCTTGGGCACTATTGCAGGCTCTGGCTCGAAGTTGCACTGGTGATGGACTCTGTCCTCCATGCTTTGAGGTCTGCCTGTACCTGTGGTACAGCATTATCTGCATTAATTTATGTCTCCTGATCTGCATGGGTTTGTGTGTATTGTTTTACTCTGTTTTGTTTCACTTCCTGTCACCTGACCCCAGTGTTAATGTCAGTCCTTCGACCTGCCATTTGTTCATTTGgttccatcttttttttttcttttttcctgaagcaagtttatttttttccttgttcACCAGCGCCCTAATTTTGCATCAtactgtccctgtccctgtcctgtCCTTTCACGGGCTCTTATTTCCCAAAGGGAGAGTCTATGTTCTCGTTTAAAAAGGATTTGACTCTCCATGGTTGCCTACGTTCTGATTATGGGCCTCGCCATGCGCCTTAGTAGCCTTACTGCAGTTGTACAGCCGATTGAGCTTCAGCAGGTCGCTGTCACTGAACTCCATCCGCTGGCCGATGACATCAGCGAACGCCGGGATCTTGGTTATGATGGTGGACTGGGAGCCATTCTGGAAGGCCGTCTTGCTGTAGTGCATCACCGAGGTGTAGTCATAGGGCACATTAAGGTCACTGGAGACAGTGTCGTTGTATGTGTTGAAGTTATGCTCCTTGCCTGGAGTCGGGAAGCAGCAGTTAGTCGGCGTTTTGTCGTTTGTAGCCTTTGTGATGTGATACTCATACTGGAGGAGTAACTGGGAAGCCTAGGAGGTGATGTGTATACAATATCAAAGTTTACCTTACACAAATTTGTTCTTTGGGGAAGCTGTGTCTATCCAGTCAGACATTACTGCGATTTACGGAGCGTAAGCGTTTCATAAATTAAATCAGAGGGGCCCTGATCAGTCGTGTTTGAGCTGACCGATATTTTGGCAGTGAGTATTAGACACACTGGTTGGTAGATTCATTGAAGTGTTGCTTTGATTTCGGTGTTACGATGGTTTGCTGTCTGTCTGGAGTTTAAATGTATTGCAGACTGTCTCCGACTTACAACTGGGTTCCATTCCGACAGACAAGCGACACGTTGAAATGGATGTACGGAACTAGTCAACAGTTAGGGCACATCTACTGAAAATCATTAGACACAGCATGAATCCTCGCAGTCCCTTgacctaaaccctatagagctcCTTTGGGACGAGCTGAATAGCAGACTAAGATCAAGGTAGTCAGCTTGTGTCCAGAACTTGCGGAAACTCCATCCAGACTGGTGGAGAGGCATTCCCAGTGGCTACATCTGGATACAGTCCAAAAATGTATTCTTACAAGCATTAATATTTGGTTGTATGTATAAGTTGTTGTAAGTTGCATGGGTTGTGAGTCGGAGACGGGCTTTGGGGTATTGTAGCTGCTGCTGGGCATTAAACTCACGCCAAGGGGAATGTTGTTTCTCAAGCTAAGCATGTGCGTCTCGCCGGTGATCAAGTCACCCGCTTGGATGTAATCCCACATGATGGCCACGTAGTCGTCGCGGTCAGCTCTGGACTGCTCATGCCAGAAGCCCAGCGCGTGCAGGAACTCGTGCTCGATCGTCCCGATGCGGTCGCAGTTGGACCCGATCGACAGCTGCTGCTTCCCGACGCGCCGGTTGCCGATGGACGAGAAGCACCTGCGCGGCAGAGAGGAGTGGAGGCGAGCGAAGAGGCCCCGCTGGGATTCGGGGGAAACTCACTGCGCCGTTTTTAAGTCACTCCGGCTTCCGTCATGGTGCTGACTCATGGGTTAACGTGCTAACAGATGGCAGATGGTGTCACTGGAGCATTGAAAACTCTATGCTGATACATATTGATCTGCGACACACTCCATTCTCCCCTAAACTGGTGCTCAGTTCACTCTTAAAATCATAACCCCCACGCCAGAACATGTATTTTAGATACTTACCCGTTTCctttaaatacagaaatataaTTAGGCTCTCCTTCCCAAGGTTTGAAATCAATGCAGGTTTTCAGCCGATACTGATCAAAGGCCTTCAGAATCACTCCTTTGGCGTTGATTTCTATAACAGGGACAGAGAAAGTGGAGGGTGCCGTGTAATCTGCTGTCATAACCGGGTTTGACTGAGCACCGTGTTATCAAAGAATATTGCATAAATCAGTTAAGGCTTCTATTCCTTAAGACCTTTGGAGCTATAATCATTCTTAGGTTCGAAACGGAAAAGAAGTGCAGATCTGATATCCAAGGCCTCTGTGGCTCACAGCATGAGCACAAGCTTTCTTACCTAAGCTGTCTTCCAGGTAGTATGGAATCGTCTTTGGCCACCGGTATTCATCTCCCAGAATGGAATTCCTCCCTTGCTTCTGCATCAATTAGCAATGATCTGTTAGCATGTCACTGTCGTCTGCATGAACTGCTGCattgctggattttttttcttttttatgcagatgacacacTCACCCTATATGATACATATAATGATAGCCATGCTTGGCATGTTGTTGGCACGTCAAAACATGTTAATCggtattttaatattcatattaaaTATTCGTAttaatatttgcattttatCCACCCTATTTTCCAGGTTTTCTCCAGGTCCTCTGGTATCGTTCCCATACTCCAGAAACATGCAGTGAGACACTGCTGTGTTTAAATTGTCTTTAACGTATGTTTGTGATTGGTACCAAATGTCCTATAGCGGACTGGTATCCTGTTCACTGTAGGGTTAGGCTCAAGGTTCACTGCAACATTTTTATCGATTagtgggagatggatggatagatagatggatagatagatagatggatggattaatgagCAAACTAATGAATTGCAAAGAGCACTCAAAACTTACTGGATCGAACACGATGTCACCTTCAGTAAGATTGAGTCCGGCCTCTGTGAAGGCAAAGTGAAACTCTTTTACCAAGAAGGCTTGCTGTTCCATTTCTCGTTTGTTTTAGAGAAACTCAGAAGTgtatagttcaggtccagaaagtaacaatccagaccaagattttgtttcaaccaaccagttgagtataaagagtcacagtcaaagaatactcaactgattggttaaaacaaaacccTAGCCTTGGAAAAACTGATTTGTTGACCAACCTGCATTGATGTCAAAAATGTCTCTATCTTTTCCACCATCCACGTCGAGCTCTGAAAGACCATAGAATTTTAATTGGCATTGAGACTGAGCACATCCTCCTGAATGTTATGGCTTATACCAGTATTTCCCAACCCATTCCTCAGGGAACCCcgaacagtccatgtttttgctccctccctgctccctgccaaacagtccacatttttgctccaaaaGTAAAAACGtcgactgtctgggggtcccctaggactggttgggaaacactggtttacacCAGTGAGATTTCAGTCACTGAGCATGCCTTTCACCATgaaatactgaaatgaaacTCAACAGAACTCACCAATGACTTTGGACGTTGGCTGGTtcaaaaggaaataaaaatttATGCAAAATAATGACAAATGAATAACTGTTAGGACACAAGTCCAAATCGAGCATGTAGATGTGATTATTGTGGTATGTGATGAACAtggcagtgattttttttcattggATATAAGCCGTTACAATCAGAAGCTTACCAGACACGCAACCTGAAGGCAAAGGACACTCAGAATTAAAGGAATCCCACCCAAAGCCATGTTAATTAGTTCTCCCTTCTGGCTcccagagccccagtccttgaGCAGTTGTTTGTCCGAAGTGCGACCGAACAGGAATCCTCTTAGGTGTGGATCTACTGTACCAAGGCTGGCTACCGTTTGTCTTACAAAAATACCTGTGTTGCAGAAAACTGTTATGCTCACACCACGTTCATAGATAAGGATCACATAACGATGCGTCAATGATTGATGTAGTCATAAAAGTGTATATGGGATAAATCGATCCACATTAACTGTTAGTCTGCCAGCACAGAGGGCAGACCGGACCACCTTCCATCTGGCAGAGGGGGACCCCGGGACTCGATTTTCTGTAAATTGGTGCAGTCTCTCTCATTTTTAAAGTATAGGGAGTTTGTTTGGGAGCTATCTTTTCAGTTAAGGTACTGAGGATATGTAGTCGTGTAGGGTAAGGCAAGGAAACTTTATTTATACAACCCCATTCAGAcgcaaggcaattcaaagtgctttacaaaggcaATAggatacattaaaataaaatacattaaaatcacatttaaaagatAATAAAGGGGTAAGCTTGGATTATATAAACATCTAGTAGGGAATGTCCCCCCCCCTGCATTAAGccaaataagaaaaataaatacagaacCTTAATTTAACATTTGCATTGTTAGTTAGTGGTGTTGCATCACACCTCTTAGGTTCAGATCAGATTCCTGTTCTGTGTGAGACTCACTCTTCTGTACATGTAAGGTCACATGAATATTAATATAATTGGCACAAGCACTTGCGAGGTGTCAATGGAGCTTCAGCCCAGTGTGTGATTAGCGCAATTACACTGAATTAAAAATTATCACTGTAAAATCCTTTCATGTCTAATGAGATCCTGgcttttcctttcattttttttgtttggacaACAAGGCAAGAGAGATGAAAAGGTACAGACAAATAATTTagaatttaataattttatgcACTCAAATGCCACCATTTTAAGGAAACAACCTTTGTTTCTCACTCTCCTTAAACATCTCATTAATGAAAATCAGATAGAGCAAGAGCTTTCGTGAAGAAAAAACAGCTTATCTGATGAGTAATAATCTAGTAATAGTTTAAACAGAATAATTAAGTCATTAATGTTTGTGCTTCTTAAAACCTGCTGTGTTCATCGTCCCAATGGAGCTCTGTATTCATGTATATTGTGTGTTACAATGATGTATATATCAAGTGGGCAATGAACTTCTCTGTGATTTCCATTCTGTTATCATTCCATGGAACCCTTTGTTAAGAATGAACACTCCAGGCTGTTTAACAAAAACTTGCTCATGGATGTTCATTGCTGACTTTTTCTCCACTGCTTGTATGATTCCAGGAGTCCGGCCTGACGGTTCATTTCATCCGTTTGATCGACATTCTGTGAAATACAAACCCAAAGCATTTAACTgtagtattattatttcatttaagATTATAACACAAGCCATTCTTCTGCCGGGGGAAAGATTGTCGTCGTCGTGGGAAACTGAAACATCGGGCATTTCGTAGAACATTTAAAAGCTGAAAGGGTGGATCGGCGGCGTCTCACCATGTAGTCGGAGATGTAGAAGCAGTGTCTGAAGTTGAGATGGCCAATCAAATCTCTGCTATAGTAAGAGGGATCTCCGTGTGGTAGAGCCACACATATGGGACACACCTACACAGAACAGAGAGCGAGGAGCAGAATAAGGGCTCTGAAGGAGTGCTTGGATTCCATTTTATGGGCCTTCTAATGATCTGAGAGCACAAAGTACAGTTATGCAGTCTGACCATCCTTATCAGCACGGTAATTAATGTTACTTACCATAGGTCTCCGTTCATGCCTGTGGTTTGTGTTACAGTGGTCCAGTAAGTCCAGTTCatcaagaccaccatcctgacagtACGGACAGCTGAACACCATCCCGCAGGATGTTAGGGGACTGGAGAGGTGGCACCACACCAGAAGGGTAAGGAGCGTTCGCCTGCAGTCAATAACTCAACACCTAAGGCCTTAACTTCTGTGCTTACAAGACCTTCATCTGCTGCTTGCACTGGTCATAAGGACCAAATCTCTCAAGCCTGAAAATCCTGACCCACAGAGAGCGAATATAAGGACATTTGGGGTTGATGGTACTTATCTGCCTTCTTACTTGTCAGACAGTAAATCTATCATTTCCAGCACTTCCCATAGATGCCTGTGTTGAAACATATCGAGACCCACAGTATGGGCTTGTGAATCATATAGGTAAACAGCGACGCAAAGTTACAAGGAACATGTATCTGGTTTGGAACGATTCCTTTCACCTTGCCCTAGTTCACCTCGCCTTGTGAGTGAGTTTGCTTACTTATTGCCATCTGCAGCTGGTGCCTGAGCCTGGTTCTGTAGGTTGTCTTGCTCCTGGGGGGAGGACTGTCCAGCAGCTGGCCCAGAAGGAACAGGGTTGGGCGTGTTGGGTGGGTTTGATGTAGGTCGGCTTCCATCATCAGGCCCAACATCCCAATGTCCCTGGGCCACCGTGCTGAAAGAACAGGGTCAAAAAGCAATTATGCCACAGTAAATAGTGAGGATACCATTACAGATTCCACCAGCACCCTTAATATCATTATTGTAACTTCTTGACTGGTAAATTAAATGTTGCTTTTAGGTGTTGCCGCTTTAACTTTAGCAGTGGAGGTTTCAGGCATGTTAGACCAcaaagcattatgggtaatCCCAGGAGCACTAAGACCAAAAGGCCTCTTTTTATGTTGCGTCTTGCTTCCAGGCTCACCTCTGACTGCTGTCTAACTGTAGCCGTGAGAGGTGTCTTTGAACCAATCTCGATGTCTTTCTGTCCTGAGCCTTAAGAGGAGGCGCAACAAAGCGTGAAATGAGGTCCCAGACGAGCACACATTTCTATCACACTGACAACATACGGTCTGTTTTAAACTCAACACATGTAGTTTATGTCAAATTGGTCATGAACAGTCTCAGTCATAATTATCATACAGTCTAAGTCACGATAACCACAGTTTCTTTAATACTGATTGTTAATCCACCTACACAGTCTGTGTTAAGCTGAACCCACATTCGCTGTCACCCTAAAACTATTTAgtcattttttgattgcatcgATTACTGTAAGAAACAATGGTTAGCTTCTTAGACACGCATTTCTGCCGTTGTCCACCATGGCAACCTTTGCGGTAGTACGGTACACAGCAGGTCTGATGTCGCCGCAGGCGTCTCCCCTATAGAGGTCGCAGTTGCTGCGCTTGTCCGGTGCTTTTTGCAGGCAATGATCACACAATCTGTAACGGTTAAAAATAAGTTAAAATAGACACAGAATGACAACTGGAAGTGAAATCCTTTGTCACAATTATGCTGCGATATTTTGACGATTatcattttattgtatttgtgACTTTTTTGTACTTTCAGTTCCCACCGAGCATGGGACGTTGCTTTTTCGGTTGAATCTGGTCGGCCCGTTATAGCCTTTATTTAGaccaaaaatgtgaaaatgtggcTGGGTTAAGTCCGTC
The Paramormyrops kingsleyae isolate MSU_618 chromosome 4, PKINGS_0.4, whole genome shotgun sequence genome window above contains:
- the LOC111845993 gene encoding meprin A subunit beta is translated as MALGGIPLILSVLCLQVACLPTSKVIELDVDGGKDRDIFDINAEAGLNLTEGDIVFDPKQGRNSILGDEYRWPKTIPYYLEDSLEINAKGVILKAFDQYRLKTCIDFKPWEGEPNYISVFKGNGCFSSIGNRRVGKQQLSIGSNCDRIGTIEHEFLHALGFWHEQSRADRDDYVAIMWDYIQAGKEHNFNTYNDTVSSDLNVPYDYTSVMHYSKTAFQNGSQSTIITKIPAFADVIGQRMEFSDSDLLKLNRLYNCTTSSTFLDTCSFELENICGMIQDPEASTVWTRETKVPGGPSTDFSNMGQCTGAGYFMHFSTASGKAGDTALLETRLLYPKHSQQCLQFFYYHSGDTSDGLKVWVREYDKINPNGTLRLIQQIPGDPQDLWQIHHVSLNVTKKFRVVFEGVKGEGSPSGGISIDDINLSETKCPEHVWRVRNFSQLMDTTPIHRKECSPRFLSKEGYTFQVCLLPNSTFQSPEQLGIYLHLTSGERDNELKWPCPWKQGTMMLMDQSSDIRRRMSSQRSITTDPNETKLNESGDLVFFWDDPAKVGVLVNDADGSTYNQGPGLGTSTFLTHDRARSRNFIKGGDAFFLLTFEDVSDLLVSQPSPPSTQPTPTQNSTSSSTLSSTESSTRTTPSSNDPCSEVHCEHDGVCVLENEVAVCRCAVGDDWWYTGDRCQRKGSARDATVTAVGASMGVLAGMLVVTGVSVMCVRKKYKKQLDKRNPAITLEDRF